CGCAGCAAGCGCAAGCTGGAATTACTGCGGGCCACCCTGGTCGCCTGGGAGAAAGGCAATCTCACCCCGGCCATGCCGGACCTCGGCAACGATGAGCTGGGGCGGCTCGGGGAACAGCTCGGGCGGATCAGCGGCAAGTGGGAGAATCAGGTGAATACGCTGCAGCGGCTCTCCACCAATAACGCGAAGCTTGCCGAGCAGGCACGGGTCACGGCAATCATCGAGGAGCGGCAGCGGCTGGCACGGGAGCTGCATGATGCGGTATCGCAGCAGTTGTTCGCCATCTCGATGACGGCAACGGCCGTAGGCCGGACGCTGGAGAAAGACTTTGACAAGGCACAGCGGCAAATTGCACTGATCGAGGAGATGTCGGCAGTAGCCCAGTCGGAGATGAGGGCACTGCTACTGCATTTAAGACCGGTGTATCTGGAAGGCAAGGGGCTGGAGGAAGGTCTGCAGGAGCTGATTAAGGAACTTAAGATCAAGGTGCCGATTGATATTGTGTTCGAGATGGATCAGGGTGTAGAGCTGCTGAAGGGCGTGGAGAATCATTTGTTCCGTATTGTGCAGGAGGCTATCTCGAATACGCTCCGCCATGCCAAGGCAGAGAAGATGGAGATCCGCCTGCATCGCCGGGGGGATACGGTCCGGCTGACGCTGCGCGATGACGGAGTCGGCTTCGAGATGGATGACAGCAAGCAGACCTCCTACGGTCTGTCGAATATGCAGGAGCGGATTACTGAGATCGGGGGCTCGATCCAGTTCATTACCGCTCCCGGCAAAGGCTTGCGGATCGATATTACCGTACCGGTAGTCAATGAATAGGGGGCAGGTGTAACGATGGAGATCGAAGAAGATGATGCAATCAAGGTCTTGCTTGTAGACGATCATGAAATGGTCCGGATCGGACTTGCTGCGGTGCTCGGCACCGAGGATGGTATTGAAGTCGTCGGTGAAGCGGGAAGCGGCGAGGAGGGTATCCGTCTGGCCCAGGAGTATACGCCGGATGTGGTGCTGATGGATCTGGTCATGGATGGCATGGATGGAATCGAGACGACCAGACAGCTGCTGAAACTGTACCCGGATTGCAAGGTTATTGTGTTGACCAGTTATTTGGATGATGAGAAGATGTATCCGGTGATTGAAGCCGGAGCCTTCAGTTACCTGCTCAAGACCTCACGGGCCAGCGAAGTCGCAGATGCGATCCGGGCAGCCGCAAGAGGCCAGTCCGTGCTGGAGTCGCAGGTGGCGTCCAAGATGATGAACCGTTTCCGTTCCAATGCAAGAGGAGAGTCACCGGCTTACAAAGAGCTTACCGAACGCGAGATGGAAGTACTGAAGCTGTTAGCCCAGGGCAAATCCAACCAGGATATTGCCGATCAATTAATTATTGGAATCAAGACGGTGAAATTCCATGTCACGAATGTTCTTGCCAAGCTGGGGGTTGAAGACCGGACCCAGGCGGCTATTTATGCATATAAGAATGGACTGGCGGAGTAAGACCGGCCTATTGAAGCCACACAGCACTTTCAAGTGAGTCCGCCCGGATGA
The sequence above is a segment of the Paenibacillus sp. FSL R7-0204 genome. Coding sequences within it:
- a CDS encoding sensor histidine kinase; amino-acid sequence: MEKKSSNMITRSMGEGALFSFIMLLVITYIMYTYGLLRPFEDWRIGVRTGLTLILLPMAFGIGYGFYQGFRSKRKLELLRATLVAWEKGNLTPAMPDLGNDELGRLGEQLGRISGKWENQVNTLQRLSTNNAKLAEQARVTAIIEERQRLARELHDAVSQQLFAISMTATAVGRTLEKDFDKAQRQIALIEEMSAVAQSEMRALLLHLRPVYLEGKGLEEGLQELIKELKIKVPIDIVFEMDQGVELLKGVENHLFRIVQEAISNTLRHAKAEKMEIRLHRRGDTVRLTLRDDGVGFEMDDSKQTSYGLSNMQERITEIGGSIQFITAPGKGLRIDITVPVVNE
- a CDS encoding response regulator transcription factor; this encodes MEIEEDDAIKVLLVDDHEMVRIGLAAVLGTEDGIEVVGEAGSGEEGIRLAQEYTPDVVLMDLVMDGMDGIETTRQLLKLYPDCKVIVLTSYLDDEKMYPVIEAGAFSYLLKTSRASEVADAIRAAARGQSVLESQVASKMMNRFRSNARGESPAYKELTEREMEVLKLLAQGKSNQDIADQLIIGIKTVKFHVTNVLAKLGVEDRTQAAIYAYKNGLAE